From Actinosynnema mirum DSM 43827, a single genomic window includes:
- a CDS encoding SIMPL domain-containing protein — translation MAEVVTKGVGKVERTADRAQVDVTFEAESSTRNEAAGALAERVGRVEELLRRDGVEVRVRSLSVHDNWLGDRRAGARAQQRYVVRATDLAVLDELLSGLVAAEPAWLNGPTWELSSDADAVTEAQQAAVADARRRAEGYAAALGARLGPLLRLADGDGEVWAAETARATMAYGAGGAPGEPVRMEQLNLEAQQIVVTVRCSATWTLLD, via the coding sequence ATGGCCGAAGTGGTGACCAAGGGTGTCGGCAAGGTCGAGCGGACCGCCGACCGCGCGCAGGTGGACGTGACCTTCGAGGCCGAGTCCTCGACCAGGAACGAGGCGGCGGGCGCGCTCGCCGAGCGGGTCGGGCGGGTGGAGGAGCTGCTGCGGCGCGACGGCGTCGAGGTGCGGGTGCGCTCGCTGTCCGTGCACGACAACTGGCTCGGCGACCGGCGCGCGGGCGCGCGGGCCCAGCAGCGGTACGTGGTGCGCGCGACGGACCTCGCCGTCCTGGACGAGCTGCTGTCCGGGCTGGTCGCCGCCGAGCCCGCGTGGCTGAACGGGCCGACGTGGGAGCTGTCCTCCGACGCCGACGCGGTCACCGAGGCGCAGCAGGCCGCCGTGGCCGACGCCCGGCGCCGGGCCGAGGGCTACGCGGCGGCGCTGGGCGCCCGGCTGGGCCCGCTGCTGCGGCTGGCCGACGGCGACGGCGAGGTGTGGGCGGCCGAGACCGCCAGGGCGACCATGGCCTACGGGGCCGGGGGCGCGCCCGGCGAGCCGGTGCGGATGGAGCAGCTGAACCTGGAGGCGCAGCAGATCGTGGTCACGGTCCGGTGCTCCGCGACCTGGACGCTGCTGGACTAG
- a CDS encoding OmpA family protein: MVRLPPGRVLPLLLPLALLPATTTACAERDPTSTVVIGVTASANEPAVTLTPAVRAVLREAVAGGDVRLVVHRSSANSPIAVWDGPISPRNGDGALERDPERREKALVETLGKVESVVGAAAGDNPQLDPLGLLAAAARVPGAQTVVLLSSGLQTAAPLDLAERGLALDVPDAISALPVDAVPRLAGKRVLLSGLGEVAGPQQPLPDGGRRALGELWRGICLRAQGSGCDLDVTAGERREPVSQVRVPAVPVEGGLPDERPQDGGGEAGGEDADRQDDSARSATEVVTLPNALLFQPDSDVLMPAASAALERIARRFGPGTTARVTGHTAHRGAAQGALALSERRARRVAGALVSLGVPSEALTSVRGVGYAEPVRPEVDATGQPVPGAAEQNRAVVVELTGPVAGG, from the coding sequence ATGGTTCGTCTTCCACCCGGCCGAGTCCTGCCCCTCCTGTTACCCCTGGCGCTGCTGCCCGCGACCACGACCGCGTGCGCCGAGCGCGACCCCACCTCCACCGTCGTCATCGGCGTGACCGCGTCGGCCAACGAGCCCGCCGTCACCCTCACCCCCGCCGTGCGGGCCGTGCTGCGCGAGGCGGTCGCGGGCGGGGACGTGCGGCTGGTCGTCCACCGGTCCAGCGCGAACTCGCCCATCGCGGTGTGGGACGGGCCGATCAGCCCGAGGAACGGGGACGGCGCGCTGGAGCGCGACCCGGAGCGGCGGGAGAAGGCGCTGGTCGAGACGCTGGGCAAGGTCGAGTCCGTGGTCGGCGCGGCGGCGGGCGACAACCCCCAGCTCGACCCGCTCGGCCTGCTCGCCGCCGCGGCCCGCGTGCCCGGCGCGCAGACCGTGGTGCTGCTGAGCAGCGGCCTGCAGACCGCCGCGCCGCTCGACCTCGCCGAGCGCGGGCTCGCGCTGGACGTCCCGGACGCGATCAGCGCGCTCCCGGTCGACGCGGTGCCCCGGCTCGCGGGCAAGCGGGTGCTGCTCAGCGGCCTCGGCGAGGTGGCAGGCCCGCAGCAGCCGCTGCCCGACGGCGGCAGGCGGGCGCTGGGCGAGCTGTGGCGGGGCATCTGCCTGCGCGCGCAGGGCTCCGGGTGCGACCTGGACGTGACGGCGGGCGAGCGGCGGGAACCGGTGTCGCAGGTGCGCGTGCCCGCCGTGCCGGTGGAGGGCGGGCTGCCAGACGAGCGGCCCCAGGACGGCGGGGGAGAGGCCGGCGGTGAGGACGCCGATCGGCAGGACGACAGCGCCCGGAGCGCGACGGAGGTCGTGACCCTGCCGAACGCCCTGCTGTTCCAACCCGACTCGGACGTCCTGATGCCCGCCGCGTCGGCGGCGCTGGAGCGCATCGCCCGCCGGTTCGGACCGGGGACGACGGCGCGCGTCACCGGGCACACCGCGCACCGGGGCGCGGCGCAGGGCGCGCTGGCCCTGTCCGAGCGCAGGGCCCGCCGGGTGGCGGGCGCGCTGGTGTCGCTGGGCGTCCCGAGCGAGGCGCTGACCTCGGTGCGCGGCGTCGGGTACGCCGAACCGGTGCGTCCGGAGGTCGACGCGACCGGGCAGCCGGTGCCGGGTGCGGCGGAGCAGAACCGGGCGGTGGTGGTGGAGCTGACCGGACCGGTGGCGGGCGGGTGA
- a CDS encoding SCP2 sterol-binding domain-containing protein, whose amino-acid sequence MSIDLTTEAVAGLRPAELISALEGASPDDPALRSADVDAIAEGVDPRKLSEGEFADLLAALGALADAGAPLDLAAMGAPNFARLVSRASKGQLDEAFARPTVRGRVLDEVFRRMEEHFRPERAGATRAVVHFVLTGAEEDRYQVVVEDERCSIAKDLDREPRAVVTAGPTDFVKLATGNASAPVLFMTGKLKIRGDLGLAAGFMSLFDIPRG is encoded by the coding sequence GTGTCCATCGACCTCACCACCGAGGCCGTGGCGGGACTCAGGCCCGCCGAGCTGATCTCCGCGCTGGAGGGCGCGAGCCCCGACGATCCGGCGCTGCGCTCCGCCGACGTCGACGCCATCGCCGAGGGAGTCGACCCGCGCAAGCTCAGCGAGGGCGAGTTCGCCGACCTGCTCGCCGCGCTGGGCGCGTTGGCCGACGCGGGAGCCCCGCTCGACCTGGCCGCCATGGGCGCGCCGAACTTCGCCCGCCTGGTGTCGCGCGCGTCCAAGGGGCAGCTGGACGAGGCGTTCGCCCGGCCCACCGTGCGCGGGCGCGTGCTGGACGAGGTGTTCCGGCGCATGGAGGAGCACTTCCGGCCCGAGCGCGCGGGCGCGACGCGGGCCGTGGTGCACTTCGTGCTCACCGGGGCCGAGGAGGACCGCTACCAGGTCGTGGTGGAGGACGAGCGCTGCTCGATCGCCAAGGACCTCGACCGCGAGCCGCGCGCGGTGGTGACGGCCGGGCCGACGGACTTCGTGAAGCTGGCGACCGGCAACGCGTCCGCGCCCGTGCTGTTCATGACCGGCAAGCTCAAGATCCGGGGCGACCTGGGCCTCGCGGCCGGGTTCATGAGCCTGTTCGACATCCCGAGGGGTTGA
- a CDS encoding 3-oxoacyl-ACP reductase produces MDRYQSFAGTALGRLVVRKLGLPAPHPLRRHVPGQPPLDGPVLLGGGGRLREPVGRVIAETGARVVEAAPDGVVGSGGVAGTSGVAAGSGGAAAGGGAAAGGAAAGGAAAAAGGGAAGTGGGAASGELWGALVFDATGIDSVGRLRELHAFFQPVVRSLAPCGRVVVLGSPPEGAVSRAAQRALEGFTRSLGKELRRGATAQLVQVAEGAEGAVGSTLGFLLSGRSAYVSGQVVRIGPAEVVAPADPERPLDGQVALVTGAARGIGAAIAEVLGRDGAHVVCLDVPASGAALAEVAERVGGSACHFDITAPDAPRGIAGLLAERHGGVDVVVHNAGITRDRTLGRMTPDEWDAVLSVNLAAQERVNGELLRVLRGGGRVVGVSSIGGVAGNAGQTNYATSKAGVIGLVEALSEELRGRGAANAVAPGFIETAMTAAMPLLPALVGRRLNSVAQGGLPVDVAETVAWLAHPASAGVTGNVVRVCGQSLLGA; encoded by the coding sequence ATGGATCGGTACCAGTCCTTCGCCGGGACCGCCCTCGGGCGGTTGGTCGTTCGCAAGCTCGGACTGCCCGCGCCGCACCCGCTGCGGCGGCACGTCCCAGGGCAGCCGCCGCTGGACGGGCCGGTGCTGCTCGGGGGTGGCGGGCGGTTGCGGGAGCCGGTCGGGCGGGTGATCGCGGAGACCGGGGCGCGGGTGGTCGAGGCGGCGCCGGACGGTGTGGTGGGCTCGGGCGGCGTGGCGGGCACGAGCGGCGTGGCGGCGGGCAGTGGCGGTGCTGCGGCTGGTGGCGGCGCAGCGGCGGGCGGCGCAGCGGCGGGCGGCGCAGCGGCGGCTGCGGGCGGTGGTGCCGCGGGGACCGGCGGTGGCGCGGCGAGCGGGGAGCTGTGGGGCGCGCTGGTGTTCGACGCGACCGGGATCGACTCGGTCGGGCGGTTGCGGGAGCTGCACGCGTTCTTCCAGCCCGTCGTGCGCTCCCTCGCGCCGTGCGGGCGGGTCGTGGTGCTCGGGTCGCCGCCCGAGGGGGCCGTCTCGCGCGCGGCCCAGCGGGCGCTGGAGGGGTTCACCCGCAGCCTCGGCAAGGAGCTGCGCCGGGGCGCGACCGCGCAGCTCGTCCAGGTCGCCGAGGGGGCCGAGGGCGCGGTGGGGTCGACGCTGGGGTTCCTGCTGTCCGGGCGCTCGGCGTACGTGTCCGGCCAGGTCGTGCGGATCGGACCGGCCGAGGTCGTCGCGCCCGCCGACCCGGAGCGACCGCTCGACGGCCAGGTCGCGCTGGTCACCGGGGCGGCGCGGGGGATCGGGGCGGCCATCGCCGAGGTGCTCGGCCGGGACGGGGCGCACGTGGTGTGCCTGGACGTGCCCGCCTCCGGCGCGGCGCTGGCCGAGGTCGCCGAGCGGGTGGGCGGGTCGGCGTGCCACTTCGACATCACCGCGCCGGACGCGCCGCGCGGGATCGCCGGACTGCTGGCCGAGCGGCACGGCGGGGTGGACGTGGTGGTGCACAACGCGGGCATCACCCGCGACCGCACCCTCGGACGGATGACCCCGGACGAGTGGGACGCCGTGCTGTCGGTGAACCTCGCCGCCCAGGAGCGGGTGAACGGCGAACTCCTGCGGGTGCTGCGCGGTGGTGGCAGGGTCGTGGGGGTGTCGTCGATCGGGGGCGTCGCGGGGAACGCGGGCCAGACCAACTACGCCACCAGCAAGGCCGGGGTGATCGGCCTGGTGGAAGCGCTCTCCGAGGAGCTGCGGGGGCGGGGCGCCGCGAACGCCGTCGCGCCGGGGTTCATCGAGACCGCGATGACCGCCGCGATGCCGCTGCTGCCCGCGCTGGTCGGGCGGCGGCTCAACTCGGTGGCGCAGGGCGGGTTGCCGGTGGACGTGGCCGAGACCGTGGCGTGGCTCGCGCACCCGGCGTCGGCCGGGGTGACCGGCAACGTCGTGCGGGTGTGCGGGCAGAGCCTGCTGGGGGCGTGA
- a CDS encoding acyl-CoA dehydrogenase family protein translates to MGAFSLELNSDQRDLRDWVHGFAAEVVRPAAAEWDEREETPWPVIREAAKIGLYGFESLATWFADPVGLSLPIATEELFWGDAGIGLSLMGTGLAVAGILASGEPEQLAEWVPECFGDESDPQVAAFCASEPQAGSDVAGYRTRAVYDGATDEWVLNGQKSWATNGGIANVHVVTAVVDPALGARGQAGFVVPPGTRGLSSPAKVRKHGMRASHTADVFLDDVRVPGRCLLGGRERLEARLARAREGQRAGVQGAMATFESTRPVVGAMAVGVARAAHEYALAYAKERQAFGRRIVENQSIAFDLANVRVEIDAARLLVWRAAWMGRNNVPFTAGEGSMCKLKAAEVAVWATERAIQVLGGAGYTRDHPVERMHRDAKLFTIFEGTSEIQRLVVARAISGVQVR, encoded by the coding sequence GTGGGCGCCTTCTCGTTGGAGCTGAACTCCGACCAGCGGGACCTGCGGGACTGGGTCCACGGGTTCGCGGCGGAGGTGGTCCGGCCCGCCGCCGCCGAGTGGGACGAGCGCGAGGAGACGCCGTGGCCGGTGATCCGGGAGGCGGCGAAGATCGGCCTGTACGGGTTCGAGTCGCTGGCCACCTGGTTCGCCGACCCGGTCGGGCTGTCGCTGCCGATCGCCACCGAGGAGCTGTTCTGGGGCGACGCGGGCATCGGGCTGTCGCTGATGGGCACGGGTCTCGCGGTCGCGGGCATCCTCGCGTCGGGTGAGCCGGAGCAGTTGGCCGAGTGGGTGCCGGAGTGCTTCGGCGACGAGTCCGACCCGCAGGTGGCGGCGTTCTGCGCGTCCGAGCCGCAGGCCGGGTCGGACGTGGCGGGCTACCGGACGCGCGCGGTGTACGACGGGGCGACGGACGAGTGGGTCCTCAACGGCCAGAAGTCGTGGGCCACCAACGGGGGCATCGCGAACGTGCACGTGGTCACGGCGGTCGTGGACCCGGCGCTGGGCGCGCGCGGCCAGGCGGGGTTCGTCGTGCCGCCGGGGACGCGCGGCCTGTCGTCGCCCGCGAAGGTGCGCAAGCACGGGATGCGCGCCTCGCACACGGCGGACGTGTTCCTGGACGACGTGCGCGTGCCCGGCCGCTGCCTGCTCGGTGGCCGGGAGCGCCTGGAGGCGCGGCTGGCGCGGGCCCGCGAGGGGCAGCGCGCGGGCGTGCAGGGCGCGATGGCGACGTTCGAGTCGACCCGGCCGGTGGTGGGCGCGATGGCGGTGGGCGTGGCGCGGGCGGCGCACGAGTACGCGCTGGCGTACGCGAAGGAGCGCCAGGCGTTCGGCCGCCGGATCGTGGAGAACCAGTCGATCGCGTTCGACCTGGCGAACGTCCGCGTGGAGATCGACGCGGCCCGCCTGCTGGTGTGGCGGGCGGCCTGGATGGGCCGCAACAACGTGCCGTTCACGGCGGGCGAGGGCTCGATGTGCAAGCTGAAGGCGGCCGAGGTGGCGGTCTGGGCGACCGAGCGCGCGATCCAGGTCCTCGGCGGCGCGGGCTACACCCGCGACCACCCGGTGGAGCGGATGCACCGCGACGCGAAGCTGTTCACGATCTTCGAGGGCACCTCGGAGATCCAGCGGCTGGTGGTGGCGCGGGCGATCTCGGGGGTGCAGGTGCGGTGA
- a CDS encoding MerR family transcriptional regulator: MRYYSIGDLARMTGMSVKAVRFYSDSGLVPVAGRTSGGFRCYDADGLSRLKLLGTLRELGFDLPTARRVLEREVSVAEVARTHAEAIDAQLRVLRLRRSVLRAVARSGEVEMVHELAKLSEEERQRVLDDFFEEVFGGLDLEPGFESMMRSVRIELPDDPSPEQVEAWIELANLVRDEDFRASIRRMSERHQELRAEGVDMTGGERNAEVFGIAVARAREAIDAGVEAGSARSREIVREISARLAGELGAGGAEDQWAWLREFGDPRAEHYWVLIARINGWPPVPSTADERRWLLASIG, encoded by the coding sequence GTGCGGTACTACTCGATCGGCGACCTGGCCCGGATGACCGGCATGTCCGTGAAGGCCGTCCGGTTCTACTCGGACTCCGGGCTCGTCCCCGTCGCGGGGCGGACGTCCGGCGGGTTCCGGTGCTACGACGCCGACGGGTTGTCCCGCCTCAAGCTCCTGGGCACGCTGCGCGAACTCGGCTTCGACCTGCCGACCGCGCGGCGCGTGCTGGAGCGCGAGGTGTCCGTCGCCGAGGTGGCGCGGACGCACGCGGAGGCCATCGACGCGCAGCTGCGGGTGCTGCGGCTGCGCCGGTCCGTGCTGCGCGCGGTGGCGAGATCAGGGGAGGTGGAGATGGTGCACGAACTGGCGAAGCTGTCCGAGGAGGAGCGGCAGCGCGTCCTGGACGACTTCTTCGAGGAGGTCTTCGGGGGACTCGACCTGGAGCCGGGCTTCGAGTCGATGATGCGCTCGGTCCGCATCGAGCTGCCGGACGACCCGTCGCCCGAGCAGGTGGAGGCGTGGATCGAGCTGGCGAACCTGGTGCGGGACGAGGACTTCCGGGCGTCGATCCGGCGGATGTCCGAGCGGCACCAGGAGCTGCGCGCCGAAGGCGTGGACATGACCGGGGGCGAGCGGAACGCCGAGGTGTTCGGGATCGCCGTGGCGCGGGCGCGCGAGGCGATCGACGCGGGCGTCGAGGCCGGGTCCGCGCGGTCCCGCGAGATCGTGCGGGAGATCTCCGCGCGGCTCGCCGGGGAGCTGGGGGCCGGGGGCGCCGAGGACCAGTGGGCCTGGCTCAGGGAGTTCGGCGACCCGAGGGCCGAGCACTACTGGGTGCTGATCGCCCGGATCAACGGCTGGCCCCCGGTCCCGTCCACCGCCGACGAGCGCCGCTGGCTGCTGGCGTCGATCGGCTGA
- a CDS encoding TetR/AcrR family transcriptional regulator, with protein MAAEQQVRAGRAKRLPRAVRERQILDAAVDVFSRLGFHAASMDEISEVAGISKPMLYAYLGSKEELFTACTRRESARLMEAIATGVEVDRAADVQLWTGLRAFFGFVGEHRASWLVLHRQATSQGGPFAAELAELRGRAIGLVAELVARAAVEAGVPGTGERDAESMAAALVGAGESLADWWLDHPDEPSGVVAARLMNLVWMGFGDLVDGRVWHPGSPE; from the coding sequence ATGGCAGCAGAGCAGCAGGTCCGCGCCGGTCGGGCCAAGCGGCTGCCGCGCGCGGTGCGCGAGCGGCAGATCCTCGACGCCGCGGTGGACGTCTTCTCCCGGCTCGGCTTCCACGCCGCGTCGATGGACGAGATATCCGAGGTCGCGGGCATCTCCAAGCCCATGCTGTACGCCTACCTCGGCTCCAAGGAGGAGTTGTTCACCGCCTGCACGCGGCGCGAGTCCGCCAGGCTGATGGAGGCCATCGCCACCGGCGTGGAGGTCGACCGGGCGGCGGACGTCCAGCTGTGGACGGGACTGCGGGCGTTCTTCGGGTTCGTCGGCGAGCACCGGGCGAGCTGGCTGGTGCTGCACCGCCAGGCCACCTCGCAGGGCGGGCCGTTCGCGGCCGAGCTGGCGGAGCTGCGCGGGCGGGCGATCGGCCTGGTGGCGGAGCTGGTGGCGCGGGCCGCCGTGGAGGCCGGGGTGCCCGGCACGGGCGAGCGGGACGCCGAGAGCATGGCCGCCGCGCTGGTCGGCGCGGGCGAGTCCCTGGCCGACTGGTGGCTGGACCACCCGGACGAGCCGTCGGGGGTCGTGGCGGCGCGGTTGATGAACCTGGTGTGGATGGGGTTCGGGGACCTGGTCGACGGGCGGGTCTGGCACCCTGGCTCGCCCGAATAG
- a CDS encoding NHL domain-containing thioredoxin family protein, translating to MTTARRRARVRAPELVGRGWLNTGDQDITLAQLRGKVVLLDFWTFCCINCLHVLDELRPLEAEFADVLVTIGVHSPKFVHEADPDALVAAVERYEVHHPVLDDPELTTWQNYAVKAWPTLVVVDPEGYVVHVAAGEGHVDALRQVITELIAEHEAKGTLHRGDGPYVAPPPPDTALRFPAKAVLTPAGTLLVSDSAHHSLVELAADGETVLRRVGTGERGRADGLEPTFSEPAGIALLPPEVAATTGYHAVVADTVNHLLRGLNLDTGEVTTVAGTGEQWRDGATDGPADEIPLTSPWDVVWWEPANAVAIALAGNHTLGLFDPVAGRLERLAGTTVEGLNDGPADQAFFAQTSGLASDGERLWLVDSETSALRWLDPDRTVHTAVGKGLFDFGHRDGPADQALLQHPLGVTALPDGSVAIADTYNGAVRRYDPATGEVSTIATDVAEPSDAVLVDGELVVVASAAHRLERPVAPGVRITGDAHRVRRPPTEIGVGELELAVVFTPPTGQKLDDRYGPSTRLEITSSPPGLLVGGAGVGTDLVRGLRVAEGFTEGVLHVVAQAASCTDDPAVEHPVCKLTRQDWGVPVRITPDGPSRLPLMMGGLDG from the coding sequence GTGACGACCGCGCGACGCCGTGCCCGTGTCCGTGCCCCCGAGCTCGTCGGCCGGGGCTGGCTGAACACCGGGGACCAGGACATCACCCTCGCCCAGCTCAGGGGCAAGGTCGTCCTGCTCGACTTCTGGACCTTCTGCTGCATCAACTGCCTGCACGTCCTGGACGAGCTCCGCCCCCTGGAGGCCGAGTTCGCCGACGTCCTGGTCACCATCGGCGTCCACTCGCCGAAGTTCGTCCACGAGGCCGACCCGGACGCGCTGGTCGCCGCCGTCGAGCGGTACGAGGTGCACCACCCCGTCCTCGACGACCCCGAGCTGACCACCTGGCAGAACTACGCCGTCAAGGCCTGGCCGACCCTCGTCGTGGTCGACCCCGAGGGCTACGTCGTGCACGTCGCCGCGGGTGAGGGCCACGTCGACGCCCTGCGCCAGGTCATCACCGAGCTGATCGCCGAGCACGAGGCCAAGGGCACCCTCCACCGGGGCGACGGCCCGTACGTGGCCCCGCCGCCGCCGGACACCGCCCTGCGCTTCCCCGCCAAGGCCGTCCTCACCCCGGCGGGCACCCTCCTGGTCAGCGACTCCGCCCACCACTCCCTGGTCGAGCTGGCCGCCGACGGCGAGACCGTCCTGCGCCGCGTCGGCACCGGCGAGCGCGGGCGCGCGGACGGCCTGGAACCCACCTTCTCCGAGCCCGCGGGCATCGCCCTGCTCCCGCCGGAGGTCGCCGCCACGACCGGCTACCACGCCGTCGTCGCCGACACCGTCAACCACCTCCTGCGCGGCCTCAACCTGGACACCGGCGAGGTCACCACCGTCGCGGGCACCGGCGAGCAGTGGCGCGACGGGGCCACCGACGGCCCGGCCGACGAGATCCCGCTGACCAGCCCCTGGGACGTGGTCTGGTGGGAACCGGCGAACGCGGTCGCCATCGCCCTCGCGGGCAACCACACCCTCGGCCTGTTCGACCCGGTCGCGGGCAGGCTGGAGCGCCTCGCGGGCACCACCGTCGAGGGCCTCAACGACGGCCCCGCCGACCAGGCGTTCTTCGCCCAGACCTCGGGCCTGGCCTCGGACGGCGAGCGCCTGTGGCTGGTCGACTCGGAGACCTCCGCCCTGCGCTGGCTCGACCCCGACCGCACCGTCCACACCGCCGTCGGCAAGGGCCTGTTCGACTTCGGCCACCGCGACGGCCCCGCGGACCAGGCCCTCCTGCAGCACCCGCTGGGCGTCACCGCCCTCCCGGACGGCTCGGTCGCGATCGCCGACACCTACAACGGCGCGGTCCGCCGCTACGACCCGGCCACCGGCGAGGTCTCCACCATCGCCACCGACGTCGCCGAGCCGTCCGACGCCGTGCTCGTCGACGGCGAGCTGGTCGTCGTCGCCTCCGCCGCGCACCGCCTGGAGCGCCCGGTCGCCCCCGGCGTCCGGATCACCGGGGACGCCCACCGGGTGCGCCGCCCCCCGACCGAGATCGGCGTCGGCGAGCTGGAGCTGGCCGTCGTCTTCACCCCGCCCACCGGCCAGAAGCTCGACGACCGCTACGGCCCGTCCACCCGTCTGGAGATCACCAGCTCCCCGCCGGGGCTGCTGGTCGGCGGCGCGGGCGTCGGCACGGACCTGGTGCGCGGGCTGCGCGTCGCCGAGGGCTTCACCGAGGGTGTGCTGCACGTGGTCGCCCAGGCCGCGAGCTGCACCGACGACCCTGCGGTCGAGCACCCGGTCTGCAAGCTCACCCGCCAGGACTGGGGCGTCCCGGTCCGGATCACGCCGGACGGCCCGTCCCGGCTGCCGCTGATGATGGGCGGCCTGGACGGGTGA
- a CDS encoding MaoC family dehydratase, whose protein sequence is MASLGLLYARAALSGFARRGEELPAGERSARVVVDRDHLAEYARVCGFRRRDELPVTYPHVLAFALQVDLMTARGFPFPLPGLVHVANRVTQTRPLLVGEPLELRVRLEELRAHERGRQFDAVTTAEVDGERVWVDVSTYLRRTGGGGARSGGVLEPPEPNAVWRVPGDVGRRYAAVSGDRNPIHLFGLAARAFGFRRAIAHGMWTKARCVAALEGRIGGAQVVDARFKTPLGLPARAEFSARQTVEGWRFAVWSGGRPVLEGSVSG, encoded by the coding sequence ATGGCGAGCCTGGGACTGCTGTACGCGAGGGCCGCCCTGTCGGGGTTCGCCCGGCGGGGTGAGGAGCTGCCTGCGGGTGAGCGGTCGGCGCGGGTGGTGGTGGACCGGGACCACCTGGCCGAGTACGCGCGGGTGTGCGGGTTCCGGCGGCGCGACGAGCTGCCGGTGACCTACCCGCACGTGCTGGCTTTCGCGCTGCAGGTGGACCTGATGACCGCGCGCGGTTTCCCGTTCCCGCTGCCGGGGCTGGTGCACGTGGCCAACCGGGTGACCCAGACCAGGCCGCTGCTGGTGGGCGAGCCGCTGGAGCTGCGGGTGCGGCTGGAGGAGCTGCGGGCGCACGAGCGCGGTCGGCAGTTCGACGCGGTGACCACGGCCGAGGTCGACGGGGAGCGGGTCTGGGTCGATGTGTCGACATATCTACGGCGCACCGGGGGTGGTGGGGCCCGGTCGGGCGGGGTGCTGGAGCCGCCGGAGCCGAACGCGGTGTGGCGGGTGCCCGGCGACGTGGGCAGGCGGTACGCGGCGGTGTCCGGAGACCGGAACCCGATCCACCTGTTCGGGCTGGCGGCGCGCGCGTTCGGGTTCAGGCGGGCGATCGCGCACGGGATGTGGACGAAGGCCCGGTGCGTGGCGGCCCTGGAGGGCCGGATCGGCGGGGCGCAGGTGGTGGACGCCCGCTTCAAGACCCCGCTGGGCCTGCCCGCGCGGGCGGAGTTCTCGGCGCGGCAGACGGTGGAGGGGTGGCGGTTCGCGGTGTGGAGCGGCGGGCGGCCGGTGCTGGAGGGGTCGGTCAGCGGGTGA
- a CDS encoding acetyl-CoA C-acetyltransferase — protein MAGTRRVAVLGGNRTPFARAGGAYARASNQDMLTAALDGLVTRFGLAGERLGEVVGGAVLKHSRDFNLVRESVLGSALSPATPATDLQQACGTGLQAVIAVANKIALGQLDSGIAGGVDTASDAPIGVNEGLREVLLEFNRARTTTARLRALARLRPGHVVPEIPRNGEPRTGMSMGEHAAITARQWGVTRAEQDELAAASHRNLAAAYDSGFLDDLVTPFLGLTRDQNLRPDSTPAQLAALKPVFGADSGMTAGNSTPLTDGAAVVLLASEEWAAARGLPVQAYLTFSETAAVDHVHGGEGLLTAPVHAVPRLLARAGIALPDFDFYEIHEAFASQVLATLKAWEDPDHPALADGVRLGRVDRARLNVTGSSLAAGHPFAATGGRIVATLAKLLARRGSGRGLISICAAGGQGVVAVLER, from the coding sequence GTGGCAGGCACCAGGAGGGTCGCCGTCCTCGGCGGCAACCGCACCCCGTTCGCCCGCGCGGGCGGCGCGTACGCCCGAGCCTCGAACCAGGACATGCTCACCGCCGCCCTCGACGGCCTCGTCACCCGCTTCGGCCTCGCGGGCGAGCGCCTCGGCGAGGTCGTCGGCGGCGCGGTCCTCAAGCACAGCAGGGACTTCAACCTCGTCCGCGAGTCCGTCCTCGGCAGCGCCCTGTCCCCCGCCACCCCCGCCACCGACCTCCAGCAGGCCTGCGGGACGGGCCTCCAGGCCGTGATCGCGGTGGCCAACAAGATCGCCCTCGGGCAGCTCGACTCCGGGATCGCGGGCGGCGTCGACACCGCCTCCGACGCCCCGATCGGCGTCAACGAGGGCCTGCGCGAGGTCCTCCTGGAGTTCAACCGCGCCCGCACCACCACCGCCCGCCTGCGCGCGCTCGCCAGGCTGCGCCCCGGCCACGTCGTCCCGGAGATCCCCCGCAACGGCGAGCCCCGCACCGGGATGTCCATGGGCGAGCACGCCGCGATCACCGCGCGGCAGTGGGGCGTCACCCGCGCCGAGCAGGACGAGCTCGCCGCCGCCAGCCACCGCAACCTCGCCGCCGCCTACGACTCCGGCTTCCTCGACGACCTGGTGACCCCGTTCCTCGGCCTCACCAGGGACCAGAACCTGCGCCCCGACTCCACCCCGGCCCAGCTCGCCGCCCTCAAGCCCGTCTTCGGCGCCGACTCCGGCATGACGGCGGGCAACTCCACCCCGCTCACCGACGGCGCGGCGGTGGTCCTGCTGGCGAGCGAGGAGTGGGCGGCGGCGCGCGGGCTGCCGGTGCAGGCGTACCTGACGTTCTCCGAGACCGCCGCCGTCGACCACGTGCACGGCGGCGAGGGCCTGCTCACCGCGCCGGTCCACGCGGTGCCCAGGCTGCTCGCCCGCGCCGGGATCGCGCTGCCGGACTTCGACTTCTACGAGATCCACGAGGCGTTCGCCTCCCAGGTCCTGGCCACCCTCAAGGCCTGGGAGGACCCCGACCACCCGGCGCTCGCGGACGGCGTCCGGCTCGGCCGCGTCGACCGCGCCAGGCTGAACGTCACCGGCTCGTCCCTCGCCGCGGGCCACCCGTTCGCCGCGACCGGCGGGCGGATCGTCGCCACGCTCGCGAAGCTGCTGGCGCGCAGGGGCTCGGGACGTGGGCTGATCTCGATCTGCGCGGCGGGCGGGCAGGGCGTCGTCGCCGTGCTGGAGCGCTGA